The Cystobacter fuscus DSM 2262 genome includes a region encoding these proteins:
- a CDS encoding YihY/virulence factor BrkB family protein, producing the protein MRLRKPRSLTWREFFRRLWVEIEEDAVTECAAQLAFYFLFALFPFLFFVVTLAAHLPVERGVVVSMVERLGPLMPADALGLVQAHLRAIAQDTQPRLVTFGLALSLWSASRGVDAFRRALNLAYDVPEYRPLWHTQGLALLMTVGGSLLIPVTVTLFLLGGRLGEWIAQHLHVLNAYHAVWSWLRWPSVTALVMLALALCYWRLPAVRHRYSFLSPGALVASVLWLLTTWGFTQYVEHFGRYNVTYGSIGGVIVLLLWLYLTGLIFILGGEVNAILEQAEAEAARAQGRPPPIETPHLKGEAEAGGSGRERLGFWRWRRRMAERAPTDIEPPAELREETPEAPPAGEPERTPLP; encoded by the coding sequence ATGCGACTGCGTAAGCCGAGGAGCCTCACATGGCGCGAGTTCTTCCGGCGCCTCTGGGTGGAGATCGAGGAGGACGCGGTCACCGAGTGCGCGGCGCAGCTCGCCTTCTATTTCCTCTTCGCGCTCTTTCCCTTCCTCTTCTTCGTCGTGACGCTCGCGGCCCACCTGCCGGTGGAGCGGGGCGTGGTGGTGTCCATGGTGGAGCGGCTCGGTCCGCTCATGCCGGCGGATGCCCTGGGCCTGGTGCAGGCGCACCTGCGCGCCATCGCCCAGGACACCCAGCCGCGCCTGGTCACCTTCGGCCTGGCGCTGTCGCTCTGGTCCGCCTCGCGCGGCGTGGACGCGTTCCGCCGGGCGCTCAACCTCGCCTATGACGTGCCCGAGTACCGGCCCCTGTGGCACACCCAGGGGCTCGCGCTGCTCATGACCGTGGGGGGCTCGCTGCTCATCCCCGTGACCGTCACCCTGTTCCTGCTGGGCGGGCGGTTGGGGGAGTGGATCGCCCAGCACCTGCACGTGCTCAACGCCTACCACGCCGTGTGGTCCTGGCTGCGCTGGCCCTCCGTCACCGCGCTCGTCATGCTGGCGCTCGCCCTGTGCTACTGGCGCCTGCCCGCGGTGCGCCACCGCTACAGCTTCCTGTCCCCCGGCGCGCTGGTCGCCAGCGTGCTGTGGCTGCTCACCACCTGGGGCTTCACCCAGTACGTCGAGCACTTCGGCCGCTACAACGTCACCTATGGCTCCATCGGTGGCGTCATCGTGCTCCTGCTGTGGCTCTACCTCACCGGCCTCATCTTCATCCTCGGCGGCGAGGTGAACGCCATCCTCGAGCAGGCCGAGGCCGAGGCGGCGCGCGCGCAAGGACGGCCCCCGCCCATCGAGACCCCCCACCTCAAGGGCGAGGCGGAGGCGGGAGGCTCGGGGCGCGAGCGGCTCGGCTTCTGGCGGTGGCGCCGGCGCATGGCCGAGCGCGCTCCCACCGACATCGAGCCCCCCGCCGAGCTGCGGGAGGAGACGCCCGAGGCTCCCCCCGCGGGAGAGCCCGAGCGCACGCCCCTGCCGTAG